The uncultured Flavobacterium sp. genome includes a window with the following:
- a CDS encoding PhzF family phenazine biosynthesis protein yields the protein MSLPFYIVDVFADKKYAGNQLAVFLDAGNLSSNEMQQIAREINFAESTFVTKLDLDNNVAEIKIFTPAHEMQFAGHPIIGTSWVLMNKIFKNEPKQITLNVPIGPIQIHKTDELIWLKAAQPKFWDIFSKEDLTVFSNLKKEDFENQFPIQEVTTGSAFVMVGLSSKRALENLVLDKDKTDEWLKKNCKTDHRGLYFYYLEGSKLFSRMLCVEHNQLVEDAATGSASTCLQAFLLKYHKPEFELINHQGDYINRPSQIYFDGKLTDNQFDIKIGGKAQFVAKGDWEA from the coding sequence ATGAGTTTACCTTTTTATATAGTTGATGTTTTTGCAGATAAAAAATATGCCGGTAATCAATTGGCAGTTTTTTTAGATGCCGGAAATTTAAGTTCTAATGAAATGCAGCAAATTGCCCGCGAAATTAATTTTGCAGAAAGCACTTTTGTTACTAAGCTTGATTTAGATAATAATGTTGCCGAGATTAAAATTTTTACTCCGGCACATGAAATGCAGTTTGCAGGTCACCCGATCATTGGAACTTCGTGGGTTTTGATGAATAAGATTTTTAAAAACGAACCAAAACAGATAACGCTGAATGTTCCGATTGGGCCAATCCAGATTCATAAAACAGATGAGTTGATTTGGTTAAAAGCAGCCCAGCCGAAATTTTGGGATATTTTTTCGAAAGAAGATTTGACAGTATTCAGTAATCTGAAAAAAGAAGATTTTGAAAATCAATTTCCAATTCAGGAAGTTACAACCGGAAGTGCGTTTGTAATGGTTGGTTTAAGTAGTAAAAGAGCACTTGAAAATCTAGTTTTAGATAAAGATAAAACAGACGAATGGCTGAAAAAGAACTGTAAAACAGATCACAGAGGTTTGTATTTCTATTATTTAGAAGGTTCAAAATTGTTTAGCAGAATGTTATGTGTCGAGCACAATCAATTAGTTGAAGATGCAGCAACGGGAAGTGCAAGTACATGTCTGCAGGCTTTTTTATTAAAATATCATAAACCTGAATTTGAATTGATTAATCATCAGGGAGATTATATTAACCGTCCGTCTCAGATTTATTTTGATGGAAAATTAACTGATAATCAATTTGATATTAAAATAGGAGGAAAGGCTCAGTTTGTTGCAAAAGGAGATTGGGAAGCTTAG
- a CDS encoding TonB-dependent receptor → MKINCQNKIIILLVLFVVQLSFSQKKNESIGTETVNVVKPYSPTISDAFKVKETPSLDDTGNQPKETIKYSILSVPVASTFTPSKGKAEGVEKSKREKLFNNYATLGVGNYGTLNAELFVNQDLGNNDYVAGMFRHHSSQGGISGVDLNDEFYDTALNVGYGVNNRDMSWNVDLGYQNQLYNWYGLPADFGMTLPPGTQEDLIRGINPNHSYNTITLGGNIEFNEGIFSKIATKFTHFSDSFSSSENRFYVKPTFKVDVMDQSINTNVIIDHVSGSFENNYARDNTEPLKYSLTNFGIEPSFVIHENDWTLELGAGLFYGLDSENSGNKFYIYPKVNASYKLVGDLMIFYTGVNGSLNQNSYADFVTENPFLSPTLNMKPTNNQYTVFAGLKGKLANNVNYNLTGSYLNEKDKALFKSNDYTEDFANENYAYGNSFGVVYDDVRTFRFYGELKADFSENVSFGINGTFNSYKFDGVEAWNLPSMKLSSNLDVNITKQWYAGLNVFFVGERKDMQSNLNSGVDPVVTTLKSYFDANAHVGYKYNERLTFFLKLNNIGNQAYEKWLNYPVQGFQVLVGGNYKFDF, encoded by the coding sequence ATGAAAATTAATTGCCAGAATAAAATCATCATTTTACTAGTACTATTTGTTGTCCAGCTTTCGTTTTCGCAAAAGAAAAATGAGAGTATTGGTACTGAAACTGTAAATGTTGTAAAACCGTATTCGCCAACTATTTCAGATGCTTTTAAAGTTAAGGAAACTCCTTCGCTTGATGATACAGGAAATCAGCCTAAGGAAACGATAAAATATAGTATTTTGTCTGTTCCGGTTGCGTCTACATTTACGCCTTCAAAAGGAAAAGCTGAAGGTGTTGAAAAGTCTAAAAGAGAAAAATTGTTTAATAATTATGCAACTTTGGGAGTTGGAAATTACGGAACTCTAAATGCTGAATTATTCGTAAATCAGGATTTAGGAAATAACGATTATGTGGCAGGAATGTTCCGTCATCATTCTTCGCAAGGCGGAATTAGCGGCGTAGATTTAAATGATGAATTTTATGATACTGCGTTAAATGTGGGTTATGGTGTCAATAATCGTGATATGTCATGGAATGTTGATTTAGGATATCAAAATCAATTGTACAATTGGTATGGTTTACCGGCTGATTTTGGAATGACTCTGCCACCGGGAACGCAGGAAGATTTAATTAGAGGAATTAATCCGAATCATTCTTATAATACAATTACTTTAGGCGGAAATATAGAATTTAATGAAGGCATTTTTAGTAAAATAGCAACGAAATTCACGCATTTTTCAGATAGTTTTTCTTCTTCAGAAAATCGTTTTTATGTAAAACCGACTTTCAAAGTGGATGTAATGGATCAGTCGATAAATACGAATGTTATCATAGATCACGTAAGCGGATCTTTTGAAAATAATTATGCGCGTGATAATACAGAACCTTTAAAATACAGTTTAACTAATTTTGGAATTGAACCAAGTTTTGTTATTCATGAAAACGACTGGACTTTAGAATTAGGAGCCGGATTGTTTTATGGATTGGATTCTGAAAACAGCGGAAACAAGTTTTATATTTATCCAAAAGTAAATGCTTCTTATAAATTAGTGGGCGATTTGATGATTTTCTATACAGGTGTAAATGGTAGTTTGAATCAAAACTCTTATGCTGATTTTGTGACTGAGAATCCGTTTTTGTCACCAACTTTAAATATGAAACCAACCAATAATCAATATACTGTTTTTGCGGGTTTAAAAGGGAAGTTAGCGAATAACGTCAATTATAATCTGACAGGTTCTTACCTGAACGAAAAAGATAAGGCTTTGTTTAAGAGCAATGATTATACAGAAGATTTTGCGAATGAAAACTATGCTTACGGAAACTCTTTTGGAGTGGTGTATGATGATGTGAGAACGTTTCGTTTTTACGGAGAATTAAAAGCTGATTTCTCAGAAAACGTTTCTTTTGGAATCAACGGAACTTTTAATAGTTACAAATTTGATGGTGTAGAAGCTTGGAATTTACCTTCGATGAAATTGAGTTCAAACCTTGATGTAAATATTACGAAACAATGGTACGCTGGTTTGAATGTTTTCTTTGTTGGAGAACGTAAGGATATGCAGTCGAATTTGAATTCAGGAGTTGATCCGGTTGTTACAACACTAAAAAGCTATTTTGATGCCAACGCACATGTTGGATATAAATATAACGAACGTTTGACGTTTTTCCTGAAACTTAATAATATTGGAAATCAGGCTTATGAAAAATGGCTGAATTATCCTGTTCAGGGATTCCAGGTTTTAGTGGGAGGAAATTATAAATTCGATTTTTAA